A region of the Arachis hypogaea cultivar Tifrunner chromosome 15, arahy.Tifrunner.gnm2.J5K5, whole genome shotgun sequence genome:
AAATACACTATGTTAGTCTCTGTTCTATTTTTCGTTAACGGTATGCTAATGTGGCTGACATAGACTTTTAGTAATACGTGTTAATATTATGGTTTGACAATGTGTAATAGTATGATTATGAGTCAAATAAACACGTGAAAATTTATTAAAGAACTAGTATttgaacaatataaaaaaatagaattaaaattagtgcatttaaatatattaagagtgttaaatgtataaaaaaatgagaaaaatttaTGGAGACTAATTTGGTATACGACGTTCAATTTCAGAGATTAAAATGAGTTATTAAATACAAAGTCAGGAATTAATTTGATAcatctacaatgatgacataaCGGATGATACGTAATTAAATAATATTGTAACATGTAGTACAAGTCAATACGTGatcaaataacattgtgacacgtgtaTAACCATTCACATTAACATGTCACTAAAGATCTACATCATTGTGCCATGTCAACGCGCTATTATCATAAGACTAGTTGGAGACTAACATCTTGCGCTTTTACCAATTTTAAAGAAGTAATTGGTACAATTGAATCTTCGAAACgatttttatttagaatttaaacttatattttattatttaaatgataatttaaaatcTGATTGTATGACAATATAAATTGAGgcttgctacacatacaagtctttttgacttacaagttttacaagttgctATACATTAGGGTCTTTTAATGCGTTATTCAGTTTCCAAAGCACTACACTCACCGTGGATTATGAACGActcatcttcctcttcctcttcctcttcctcttcctcttcttcactcaCCGTGGATTATGAACGACTCCTCTTCCTCCATgtatttcttcgttattctctttgccttttcattaaTTGTTTTACTTGCGTTTATTACTGgtattcttgcttcttttttttcgattttcatggtttctgaaatcaagttttgaaatcgttttgaaaataatggaacttcagaaatacatccaaacgattacagaaatacacccaaacggttacaggaattcacctaaacgatatttttttgttattctctttgccttttcattagttgttttacttgcgtttattactggtattcttgcttcttttttttcgattttcatggtttctaaaatcaagttttgaaatcgttttgaaaataatggaacttcagaaatacacccaaacgattacagaaatacactcaaacgattacagaaatacatccaaaggacaccttatgcataattcagaactctttctctttctcctcctcatcttctgatacttcttcttcttcaaaaacgatttcagagcttgatatcaaaaaataatggaaatcaagaataacgaaaaaagaaaacaaagagaaaagcacgtaaatgaagaaggagaaagagaaggcaaaaaacgaaagaaaagaagaagaagaagaggaggaagaggaagaagaatgtgcagcaagaagaagaagaagacggtgcagtgaaattgtgcagtaacggttgaagaaggagaaagagaaagcaagaaacgaaagaaaagaagaagaagaggaagagaaagaagaacgtATAGTAACGTTCAAGCGCGTTAATATAATaacttgtataaaaaaatgcttgtatgtggagaatttctCATATAAATTTGTTTATGCTAtttatgcatcaaaattaaatttattcttaatgATATAGTTTATATGTAATTGTTTACATTTTAGGAAATAATTTCTGTACGCCAATAGGGTAAAGTAATTTGATAATCTTAGGGAATAAAAATTCGGGTAAGTGAAAAATTATAGTGGATAGTTGTTATCAGACTAGTTATTGTGGATAATTTGTCACTCAACTTCATTGGATTTCTATTGTAAATTGTTTTATAATGTCACTTCATTTCAATACAAGGAAATGAAATCTTACATTTTTATATATCATACgagttctatttttttaattaatgtgaAAATCTTACACAAGACCACACGAAGAAAGACTCATTGTGCAGAGAGAGACATCGGCTAACTTGGGGAGCACTGAGCAGTATTTAGCCTGGGATGGAAGGTTGTCTCCATGCCATGCGTCCGAATAAGGAAAAACATGAATTGTTGCTTTAGATTTGCTTAgtttctcactttttttttaaattaaagtatagCATAGGAAGACAAGTTAGAAGCGGCAGAGATGCAGGGAGTGTTGCCACAGATATAAGATGAGATCAAACACGAAGCGTGTTTTGTGGAGCAACAAAAGCCCCTTGCCTACCTCTTCTCTGTTTGAAGGCGAGAAATGTTCTCCCCATTAATGATACTAGGCTCCCACACGCATATTTTAATATGAGGAGGAAATGAAGGGGAATATTAAAAAGAATGAAAGCAGGATACGCAATTGTGGGATGACAGCAAACAGAGTTGGAACGAGCAATGGGGAATCCTTCCAAACGAGAAAAAGTTGACATGCTGAACAAAACGGGGCATTGTGAAAAGATTTGGTAGTAATGCCAACACCTGCATTCGCATTCTCCTTCTAACTTTCAGAAGACTGCATGGCGGTTAATATCGGTTAAgccttttacttgttaatttatTCGTTCTACTAAACGAACATAAACATCCTGATTCGATAGACTGCATTTGTATTTTGAGACTTAAGATTGAATATTGCATTTGGTGATCCGAgagattaaaattgaaatttcaatTCTTATTTCTACAAAATGACAAAATGGGGACTCGGGGCCATGGAAATTTTAGAGACCaggttttgtgatttgtagtcatcaattaatcatcattaatatttttaatggtgtgagattacatttaatagtatgagattattcatttttcttttattgattaagtgctagctaaattttattaaaagtactAGTCATCTAAACTTTTTTAAACAGAAAATGATATTGAAACATAACTTACTTCATTACATTTTATACCAAACACAATACAAAAACTTAATTTGGTTTCAATCTCTCTTCGAAGCCGTATAGCCTCCTCCTACTATttgaatgtattttttttaatcttagaaCAAAAACCAAATGCTACACCATGTATGTGGTTTTGTGCATTAGCGACTGCATTAAGTATTTTTAGATGTGCATTTGATCATAATTCTGTGGTGTCCTACAGAGCCAATACTTTAGGACACAGTATAGAATTATAGATGTGAACTGTGGAAGTGGAGCACCTCAGAGGTCGCAAAGGCCGAGGTTGCATATATAGAAATTTATTTAACATTTCCAAAGCATTGAGTGAAAGCGGGTATCTATGCTCACATGAATTCTGAATACGGACACAAGATACACAGCACTTTACTCAAACCTAACTAACTAGGCGTTTGCAAGTTGCAGCTGTAGCGCTTCATGTGGAAAGAGTTCCATTTCACAGTGAGGTTAATTCTTTGAGGAATTAAATATCTTTTTTGTTGGGTAAGTGCCGCTGCTACTGCTttgctttaatttaattttatttggtgATATAAATTTGGTACGAGGCTTCAGCACATGAGCCTGCCATACTTAGTCATCTTAGCTTGTGTGCACACGCACGCACTATTGACTAATCACTATTCATTCACGAGAATTAAATTACCAAAGACCACAAAAGTAAGAAAAAAAGGTTTATTTCTAAAATTCCCTTTGATTCTCTTTggcttgttaaaaaataaaaaataaaaaggaaataacAGGATATGTTTTGTGATGAAATATAATTCCTTGTACACGCTAGCTCCATCTGATCCGTGCATGATTCTGGATCTTCATTTCCATCCCCTTTCTCTCCATGTGGTCAAGATAGAGAGAGAATGCAGTTGAATAGCGCTTTCATTTAGCCTGACTTCATTTCCTGATAGAGACTGTTTGCAAGGAAGATGTCATTCTTATTCTCCCCTGCATTATTATTGcaagaacaaaaaatattagCAGCTAGTGATGAAGAGAAACAATTCGTTAATTAAGGAGATGGGAAGCGGGCAAGTACGTACCTCAAAATAAGTTGCGGAGAAACCGTGTGAGTAATCTAGCTCTAGCACACTGTCTTGGGAAGTTTGTTGGTTGGTGAAAGTAGTAACATTGTTCTGGAAAACAAAATGAGTATTAATTTTTGCAGTAAAAGGAATGAAAAGGGAGAATGAGCTAGCTAGTACTGACGATGGAGAAGTCACAGAGAGGAGAGCTGGCAGTGTCTTCGTCGTCATCGTCGAGAAAAGAAGGGAGGTGGTGTCGCTTCTCTTTAACAGCTAGTTTCTGCCTCTTTATAGTTCTCTGATGGGCCGCCGGAGGTGGAGGCCCAGAGGAAGCATCAGAAAGCATGGACAAGTCATCTTCTTCTTGTGGCACACTAGTTTTGGGTTTCATCTTGTGGTGCTCTTGAGGCAGAAAGGGAGTGGAAGTGGAAGCATTGAGGAAAGAGGGCTCCTCCAGGTATAGAGTCCAACCGGATTCGCAACCGCTGCTGCATTCTGACGGCAGTGCATTCATCATCTCAGCTAGCGTAGTGGGCGGGGTGCGTGGTGTATGtgtactatattatatatatgatggAAAGACAAGACAAGTGGTGAAAGGGTGCATGTTatgttatgtttatatatatagcaTAAGATTAAGAGAGCTGAAGCACCAAGTTGGAGAGACTAGTGTAGTTCAAAACCAAGAGAGAAAACTGCTTTTGTCCTCACTCCCATTCGAAGAATGAAATGAATGAAGCTAAGTGAGTGCCAGTTGGGGGTGGGTTACACTTAAATATAGCAATGTTCTGAGTGAGTGAGTGCATCCCCTTTTATTTCATCACATCACATGCTGGACAGCCAGGCACTCTGTACTATGTAGTGTGTAGTGTGTAGTGTGTAGTGTAGTACCCTCTTCTTAACAAAACCGACTACACACACTGCACCATCTATTATTACCATTAGTAGCTACTATTAACTTAAAACACCTTATCATTAATATTATTACATTACTACTTGGAGATTAGCATTACTTGCTGTCTTGTTTCCATTCATTTGCAATGTGCAAGGGGCCCGGGGTGGTGGGGGTGTATGTGGGAGGTTGTTCTTCAAGAAGAGAGAGTAGTAAATGTACGTGATTTAATGTCGTCGTTCCAATGGGGAAAGGAATTATATTGTCCAGGAACCCCAGTTGCCCTTCCCCTTATGCCCATCATGTGTCACCATTAAACAATATTTAATTAATGCTCTCTCTACTGCAAACATATCCCTCTCCATCCTTTATGTTTTCTACTGCCATTCATTCAAAATGTGCCGCTTGTTTTTTTCTGTCAGTACTCAGTAGTCTCATCCTCCGAATCTAATTCAAACCACCACCAAGAGATTCTATAACTATGCATGCATagggaaataattaaaatacaaatcaCAATTGCCTTAGCTTTTGCCAGAattacaacaataataatggACACTACTactgtaaaattttttttggggCGCAGTGCACTATGACTTGACTGGGATTTTATGAATGAGTGTCCACATGCAATCACCTTCTTCCTTCTCTCCTTTTCAAGAATTT
Encoded here:
- the LOC112749934 gene encoding uncharacterized protein produces the protein MMNALPSECSSGCESGWTLYLEEPSFLNASTSTPFLPQEHHKMKPKTSVPQEEDDLSMLSDASSGPPPPAAHQRTIKRQKLAVKEKRHHLPSFLDDDDEDTASSPLCDFSINNVTTFTNQQTSQDSVLELDYSHGFSATYFEGRIRMTSSLQTVSIRK